The genomic DNA GAGCAGGTGGCGTAAACCAGCAGTCCCCCAGTGGGCAGCAGCTGGGCGGCGCGCTCCAGCAGGGCAGTCTGTAGCGCAACCATTTCCGGCAAGTGTTCGGGTTGCCGGCGCCAGCGCAGGTCCGCCCGGCGGGCCACCACCCCGGTACCGGTGCAGGGGGCGTCAACCAGAATTTTATCAGCCGTGGGCAGCGCTGTTTGCAGGACGTCACC from candidate division KSB1 bacterium includes the following:
- a CDS encoding 16S rRNA (cytosine(967)-C(5))-methyltransferase RsmB; translated protein: GDVLQTALPTADKILVDAPCTGTGVVARRADLRWRRQPEHLPEMVALQTALLERAAQLLPTGGLLVYATCSLEPEENWDLVTAFQRKHQQYHIDSMPPGVPADWIDDQGALATFPAQHQVDGVFAVRLRKR